From Treponema sp. OMZ 787:
ATGTTCAAACTATTTTGTTTATTTAAATTCAGTTCTTGTAAACTACCTGTCTTTTTTCGGCAGCGAGTTTTCCCTTTTTCCAAACCTGATCAACGGAATTTACACCAAAGTGATAAACAAGGTAATCGATATTGGGGGCATCAAAGATAACAAGGTCTGCCTGTTTTCCTTCTTCGATGCTGCCTATATTTTTTTCTCGGTCGATTGCATAGGCCGCATTGATGGTTACACCGCGTAAAATCTGTGCAGGCAAAAGCTTCATTTTAAAGCAGGCTGCCCACATCGACATTTGCAGGTTTTCTGTAGGGCTGCTGCCGGGGTTGTAATCGGTTGCAAGGGCTACCCTTACGCCTTCTTCAATCATCTTTTTTGCAGGTGCATAAATGGGCGACATCAAAAAGAAAGAGGTGGCCGGAAGAAGAACTGCAACCGTTCCCGATTTTGCAAGGGCCGTAATTCCCTCATCAGAGATCGCCATCAGGTGCTCGGCAGAGTGTGCGTTCATCTTTGCTGCAAGCTCGGCTCCCTTTAAAGGAACAATTTCATCGGCGTGCAGCTTTAACTTAAATCCCAGGTCTTTAGCAGCCTTCATTATTCTTTCCGTTTCTTCTACAGAAAAAATCTTGTCCTCACAAAAGGCATCCGAAAATTCGGCCAAGCCCCTTCTTTTAACTTCGGGCATAACCTCTTCTATCATAAACTTGATATAGCCTTCTTTGTTGTCCTTGAATTCGGGCGGGGTTGCGTGGGCTCCCATATAGGTCGAAACAATGTCGATAGGATGATTTTCGTTTAGGTAAGAATTTATCTCAAGGCACTTAATTTCAGTATCCATGTCGAGGCCGTAACCGCTCTTTGATTCTACTGTTGTTGTACCGTGAATTAGCATTCGGTCAAGACTGGTCATAGCCTTCTGTGTCAACTCTTCTTTTGAAGCAGCCCTCGTAGATCTTACGGTGCTGAAAATACCTCCGCCGCTTGCATGGATTTCAAGATAACTCTTTCCTTCGAGTTTCATTGCAAGTTCATGCTCGCGCGAGCCGCCATGTACCAAGTGGGTGTGGGCATCGACAAGACCGGCAGTAATAGTCTTTCCTCTTGCATCAACTATTTTTTCGGCTTGGCTTTTTAAATTTTCGGGAGCATCGCCCTTACCAACCTTTTGAATAATACCGTTTTCTACAACGATGTAACCGGCAAAGGCCTTATCAAAATCGTCGCCTTTTTTTTCGGTAGAAGTAAAAATACTGTCACTGATAAATAAAATCATTTTAAATCCTCCATAAAAATAAAATTAATCTTAATTTATAAAATATCTTAAAATATTACCCAAATTTAAATTTAGGGCACTATTAACAAATTTAAACAAATCATCCTCTGTTATTTTATTTAAGGTTTTAAAAAATGTCAAAGGATTTTTTAGTTCGCCGATACGGCTTAATCCGGCAAGTTCAAGAGCATAATCAGCAAGACCTTCAAAATTTTCAAATTTCCATTCTTGAGTCATACTAAAAAGAGCCCTGCCCTTTTTATCAAAAAAGACCGAATAGTTTTTTTTGTCATTCGGATTATATTTGTTTTTTATATTTCCATTCCACTTTAAAGGAAAACAATCGGCATCAAAACCGGCTTCTTTTACCTTATCCCTGATAGCTCTTTCAATACCGTCAGATACAACTATAATTTGAAATTGCTCTTTTAAGCCGGCACTTTCAGATACTTTTTTGTAATAATCGGAGGCCTTTTTATAAGCTGCCGAATTTAATGCATCGCTGTCATCTGCAAATATCAGCCATGTTACGGTGTATCCTTGTAAATCTTCATCTTTAATCTGCTTGATTATTTCACTTTCCCTAGCCAAGGAATCTAAAAGTTCACATCCCGTAAAAATAAATGTAAGAACGGCCATAAAAAACACAATTTTAATTTTTTTCATTTTAACCTCTACGATTAAATAAGATAACACTAAAAAGAATGTTTTTCAATAGGCTTACAATTAAAAAGAGCCTTGCTATTCCATATAAAATATTATATAATAATTAATATGAAAGGAAAGATAAAAAAGTCGGCCAAACTACTTGACAAAATCAAAGCCGCCCCCATAATTACTCGACACTCGACACTCGACACTCGACACTCGACACTCGACACTCGACACTCGACACTCGACACTCGACACTCGACACTCGACACTCGACACTCGACACTCGACACTCGACACTCGACACTCGACACTCGACACTCGACACTCGACACTCGACACTCTTTTAGATAAACCGCAAAGAATAATTAAAAAACACTTTACAAATTCTTCCTCACATTCCTTAACACCCTTGTGCTCTCTGCGGTTAAATTTAAACAATCACACACAAGATATAATTTTCTCACATCGTTTAATAAAACCGCAAGGAACGCAAAGCGTTGAGCTTCGCTCAACTTCGCAAAGGATTATAAAGGAATGCCATACAAAGACTACCTTAAAAATCTTTGCGTCCTTGGTGCCCTTAGCGGTTAAATTAAAAAAACAAAAAAATATAAGGAAGGAAAGAGAAATGAGTAAAAGGAAATCATTTTTTGGGGCAGTAAATCTTACTGCATTGGTATTGGCAGCCGGGCTGCTGATGGGATTATTTACAGGCTGTCCGCAAAAGATAGAGCCTAAAAATGAAGTAAAACCGGAACCTGCAAAAATTACAATTACGGTAAAAGCTGATGACGGTTACACGCTTACAGAACCGGCAAATTTCGAAGTTGTAAGCGGTTCAACTTGGGCGGCTATCAAAGAAAAAGCCGAAAAAAAGGCAGCACTTAAAGACGGTCACAGCAAATTAGGTTGGAAGCTGGGGGGCAAAGACGGCGGATATCTAACCGACAAAACGATTTTTAACGAAAACAAAACGGTTTTTGCCGTTTCCAAGACGAAGGATGCTCCTAATCCGGAAAAGATAACCATTACCGTCCTTGGTGATGAAGGCGTAAAAGTTGCGTCCGATAACACATTTACGGCCGATAAAGGGGTTAAATGGGAAAACATAAAAGAATCTGCAAAAAGCAAAATTACGGTAAAAGAAAATTACGAACTTGCGGAATGGTACCTTAACGATAAAACGGGTGCAATCCTTAAGGATGATAGAACCTTTACCTCAAATACAAAAGTCTTTGCAATCACAACCCCCAAAGGTTCGCCTGCCCCGCAAACGGCAAACTACACCGTAGAACATTGGCAGCAAAATATTGCAAATGACGGTTACACAAAGGTAGAAACAGAAACTTTGAGCGGTATTGTAGAAGAAAATACTCAGGCCCAAGCCAAGTCATACAAGGGCTTTACCGCAAAAGAACCTATTGCACAAACCAAAATAAAAGAAGACGGAAGCACTGTTGTAAAAATAGAATATGACAGAAATACTATCACCCTTACTTTGGATTTGGCAGGCGGAAGTATAACTACACCTCTTGAAGACGGAGAAGGGGGTAAAAAGCTTTTAAAAGGTAAGTTTGAGGCTGATGTAACAGATCCGGCTCCTACAAGGCCGGGCTATAATTTTAAAGGTTGGAATCCCGAATTACCCCAAAAATTCCCTGCCGAAAACTCCGCACACACGGCACAGTGGGCAAAAGAAAACGATTATACTATCACCTATCACTTAAACGGCGGAACGGACAATGGAGGGAACCCTGTTTCTTACAATGTGGAAACCGAGACCATAAACTTAAAACCAGCAATAAGGGCAGGCTATAACTTTGAAGGCTGGTATACAAATGAAGGTCTTACGGAAGGGCCCGTAACAAAGATAGAAAAGGGCAGCACCGGCAATAAGGAGTTTTGGGCAAAGTGGACAGCTAAAACTGATACACCCTACAAGGTAGAACACTGGCAGCAAAATATTGCCGATGACGGTTACACAAAGGTAGAAGCCGATACCCAAACTTTGACAGGCACTACGGATACACAGACCAATGCCCAAGCCAAAACTTATGAGGGTTTTAGGTCTTTAGGTATAAGCCAGCAAACAATAAAGGCAGACGGCTCTACCATAGTACAAGTTAAGTATGACAGAAAAATAATAAGCCTTACTCTTAACTTGGACGGCGGTACCGTAAGTCCGCCCCTTACTGAAGGAAAAATCAAAGGCCGCTTCGGGGCTTCCGTAACGGCTCCGGTTCCTACAAAGCAGGGCTATACATTTGATAAGTGGGAACCGGCATTGCCTACGGTCTTCCCCGCCGAAAACTCCGAATACACCTCAAAATGGACTGCGGGTACAGTTTCCTACAAGGTAGAACACTGGCAGCAAAATATTGCCGATGACGGTTACACAAAGGTAGAAGCCGATACCCAAACTTTGACAGGCACTACCGGTACACAGACCAATGCCCAAGCCAAAACTTACCCGGGATTTAATGCTCTCCCCGTTAGTCAGACCGCAATATCGGCAGACGGCACTACAGTAGTGCAAATTAAGTATGACAGAAAAGAAATTACCCTTACTCTGGATTTACAAGGCGGAAGCACAAGTACACATCTTGAAGACGGAGAAGGAAGCAAAAAACTTTTAAAAGGCCTCTTCGGAGCCGCAGTAAATGTTGCCGATCCGGCAAAAGAGGGCTTTGGTTTTGTTAAATGGGAACCGGAATTACCCAAAACCTTCCCTGAAAACGATCCTGCTGAAACTTATACCGCACAGTGGACCGACAAATATAAAATTATCATAAAAGGCGATGAAAGAACAAAGATATCGGAAGAAGCCTTTGTCGAAATACCTTTTAACAAAACTTGGGCAGATATAAAAGATCAGGCTGCAGCTAAGGTAAGCTTCGGCCCCGGCTGGGATAACGGCGATTACGAGGTCTATGAATGGAGAATTGACAATGAAACAGGAGAAAAACTTACCGATTCTTACCCAATAACAAAAGACATAACCGTATATGCCGTAACCAACTATGCCAAGTTTAATATTAAAGACAATAAAATCACCGGGTATGGCTATAAAGGAGGAAAACCTAGGGGTAAAATAATAATCCCCGACGGCATTACCGAAATGGAAAATTTATATGGAAGGCTTTTTTCTGACTGTAAAGAAATAACTTCTGTACGCTTCCCGAAAAGTCTTACTAAAATAGGCAGTAGGGCTTTTTCAGGCTGTACAGGCTTAAAAAATTTAGACCTATCCTCTTGCACAAGTCTTACTACAATAGATTATGACGCTTTTTCAGGCTGTACAGGCAAAATAAATTTAGACATATCCTCTTGTACAAGTCTTACTACAATAAGGTCTAAAGCTTTTGCAGACTTTACCGGCTTAACAAGCATAACGCTGCCTAAAAGTCTTACTACAATAGGTTCTTCAGCTTTTGGAGGTTGTACAGGCTTAGAAAGTATAGACCTATCCTCTTGTACAAGTCTTACTACAATAGGTTCTCATGCTTTTGAAGGTTGTACAGGCAAAATAAATTTAGACCTATCCTCTTGTACAAGTCTTACTACAATAGGTTCTCAAGCTTTTGCAGACTTTACGGGCTTAACAAGCATAACGCTGCCTAAAAATCTTACTACAATAGGTTCTTCAGCTTTTGGAGGTTGTACAGGCTTAGAAAGTATAAACCTATCCTCTTGTACAAGTCTTACTACAATAGGTTATGTGGCTTTTTCAGGCTGTACAGACTTAAAAAATGTAAACCTATCCTCTTGCACAAGTCTTACTAAAATAGATTATGGGGCTTTTCAAGAGTGTACAGACTTAGAAAATGTAAACCTATCAGGCTGCACAAAGCTTACCAAAATAGATGAGTGGACTTTTTTCCGCTGTACTCGCTTAACAAGCATAACACTGCCTGCAAACCTTAATGTAATAGCTGGTTATGCTTTTAAAAAATGTAATAACTTAAAAAGCATAAGCCTGCCTGAAAAACTTACCATAATAGGTGATGAGACTTTTGGAGATTGTACAGGCTTAGAAAATGTAGACCTATCCTCTTGCAAAGAACTTACTCTAATAGCGGGTTCATTTTCAGGCTGTGGAAACTTAAAAAATGTAGACCTATCCTATTGCGAAAAACTTAATATAATAAGCTCGAATTCTTTTAAAGACTGTACAGGCTTAACAAGTATAAGCTTCCCTGCAAGCCTTACCAAAATAAGAAGTAATGCTTTTTCAGGTTGTACCAAGCTGACAACTGCAACATTTGCAGACAAAAACGGCTGGGCTGTGTATGATTTTTTGGACTATTCCGGAACACCTACACCCATACAGGAAAGCGATTTAAAAGATGCCGCAAAGGCAGCAGAGTATTTGCGGAGAACTTATGTTAATAAACACTGGAAGAAAAACTAGGATTAATTGGTAAGTGGTAATGACTAATGGGTAGTGGGTAAATGGTAATGTGTAGTGAATAATGGGTAATTGGTAGATTTAATTACAAATTGCCCATTAAAAATTACCCGCTACCAATTAAAAACTAAATATTTTAAGGAGAAAAATTTATGAGCGGAGAAACGAAATTACCGGCTGAAGACTACATAAAAAATTTGCAAATGCCGATCTGCACTTATGTAATATTTATGCTTTTAAGTCTTTTTGCGATTGGACTGTTAATTTTTTTATGGTTAATTGTTTACCCTTTAGGCAATCAATATGTATTTATCATAACTTCACTTTTTATAGGTATTACTATAGTTTTTATTATTGCTTTTACCGTAATCAACCTTATATTTTCAGAAGATGATCGCAAACAAGCCCTATTAACATACGCCTATGATGAAGCTCTTAAAAGATTAGAAGACGATAGAGATGTTAATTTTTTAAAATTATCACAAGATATAGACAAAAAAAAGCAGCAACCGCAAGTGCAACAACAGCCACAAACACAGCCGTCTTCGCAAGCACAGCAGCCGCAAATTGTAAATAGATATTGCGAAGAACATAGGTATTATAAAAAACAGCTTACCAAAATATTCGAAACTTATTGTCAAAACATCACTTCAAAATAAGGAGACTTTTATGGCCGATACATCAAAGGACGAACAAAAAGACAGACCCACAGCAAAGGACATTTACGATTATCTTTGGCACGGGAGGGATTTTGAGCTTGAACACCTTTGGCAAAGGTCTATTTTCCTTGGTGCTTTTTTACTCGGCATTGCAAGCGTCTATGCTTTTTATGTAAAAGACATCTTTATTCCGCATTTAAGCCCAAATCAAATTACTGTAACACTTAATGCGGACAAAAAAGAGGCAGAAGGTTCAACGGAGTATACACTAATCATAAACCCGAACAACAACCCCGAAACTAAAACTTCAATTAAAAAAGATAAGTCTTTTTCGCTACTTTTTACATTCGGTGCGGTTCCGATCCTCATTTCCCTTTTAGGTATAATCTTTTCGGTGCTTTGGATTATTATGGGCAAGGGCTCAAAGGCTTGGTACGAAATCTACGAAAGCAACTTGGCAAAAATGAGCAGTAACCCCCGATTCTGGAAAAGTGAAGACGAAGCCGAAGGCAAATCCGAGCTCGATAAAATCTTTTGCAATAAAACCACCGGACGATACAGCGAATATGTTTTCGGGCGTCTTAAAAATTGCCACGGCGACCCCATAGACAAAAGCCTCTTTTCAACTGCCGCAGGCTCTTTTTCTGTTTCTAAGGTCAATATAATGATAGGCATAATAAGCTTCAAGTTTTTTATCCTCGCCCTATTTTTCCACATTTATTGGCTCTGTAAAACCATCTTTGCCTACCCTTGGCCGCCCATCCTCATCAGCTTTCCCACAGCAATCTTACTCCTCATTTTGCTTATTTACCGCTTAAAGAAAAAACTCGGCTCATCGTATCTTGATAATTAATTTAAAGGCTTTCGATTTCTTCTTGGCTTAGACCCGATATTGTGCAAATATCATCAATAGGATAATTCATACCCTTCATCAATTTTGCTGTTTCAAGTTTGTTTTGGTACAAGCCCTGAGAGATTCCTTGAGATATTCCTTGAGAGATTCCTTGAGATATTCCTTCAGCAAAGGCTATTTCTCTCTCTTCTGCTCGTTGTACAGCTATATCTGTTTCATAATCATATTCGGCTAGTAACATATTCAACACCTCCTTAGTCTTACGCTTTAAATAGTCTCTCAAAATATTGTTTTGTATACATTCTTCAATCGCTTTTTCAAAGCCGTTTTTAGGGTCTGCCTTTTTCCATCTCCGCACTGTTTCTACAAATACTGTGTATTCATACATCGTCTTGCAGTTTTCAAGTATCGGATGACTGTTTTGCTTATTTATGTTTATTATCTTAACGGTCAGCTCAAGATTAGTTTCTGTTGCTTTTTCTATAAATGCATCCGATAGTTTCAGTGTTTTATCACAAGGATGGCTTTCTTCCCCATTGTAAAAGACATAAAATTCAGGTCTTGGAATTTTTAGGAGTTTACGGCTGTATTTTTCTTTTGATT
This genomic window contains:
- the hutI gene encoding imidazolonepropionase, which produces MILFISDSIFTSTEKKGDDFDKAFAGYIVVENGIIQKVGKGDAPENLKSQAEKIVDARGKTITAGLVDAHTHLVHGGSREHELAMKLEGKSYLEIHASGGGIFSTVRSTRAASKEELTQKAMTSLDRMLIHGTTTVESKSGYGLDMDTEIKCLEINSYLNENHPIDIVSTYMGAHATPPEFKDNKEGYIKFMIEEVMPEVKRRGLAEFSDAFCEDKIFSVEETERIMKAAKDLGFKLKLHADEIVPLKGAELAAKMNAHSAEHLMAISDEGITALAKSGTVAVLLPATSFFLMSPIYAPAKKMIEEGVRVALATDYNPGSSPTENLQMSMWAACFKMKLLPAQILRGVTINAAYAIDREKNIGSIEEGKQADLVIFDAPNIDYLVYHFGVNSVDQVWKKGKLAAEKRQVVYKN
- a CDS encoding leucine-rich repeat protein — its product is MSKRKSFFGAVNLTALVLAAGLLMGLFTGCPQKIEPKNEVKPEPAKITITVKADDGYTLTEPANFEVVSGSTWAAIKEKAEKKAALKDGHSKLGWKLGGKDGGYLTDKTIFNENKTVFAVSKTKDAPNPEKITITVLGDEGVKVASDNTFTADKGVKWENIKESAKSKITVKENYELAEWYLNDKTGAILKDDRTFTSNTKVFAITTPKGSPAPQTANYTVEHWQQNIANDGYTKVETETLSGIVEENTQAQAKSYKGFTAKEPIAQTKIKEDGSTVVKIEYDRNTITLTLDLAGGSITTPLEDGEGGKKLLKGKFEADVTDPAPTRPGYNFKGWNPELPQKFPAENSAHTAQWAKENDYTITYHLNGGTDNGGNPVSYNVETETINLKPAIRAGYNFEGWYTNEGLTEGPVTKIEKGSTGNKEFWAKWTAKTDTPYKVEHWQQNIADDGYTKVEADTQTLTGTTDTQTNAQAKTYEGFRSLGISQQTIKADGSTIVQVKYDRKIISLTLNLDGGTVSPPLTEGKIKGRFGASVTAPVPTKQGYTFDKWEPALPTVFPAENSEYTSKWTAGTVSYKVEHWQQNIADDGYTKVEADTQTLTGTTGTQTNAQAKTYPGFNALPVSQTAISADGTTVVQIKYDRKEITLTLDLQGGSTSTHLEDGEGSKKLLKGLFGAAVNVADPAKEGFGFVKWEPELPKTFPENDPAETYTAQWTDKYKIIIKGDERTKISEEAFVEIPFNKTWADIKDQAAAKVSFGPGWDNGDYEVYEWRIDNETGEKLTDSYPITKDITVYAVTNYAKFNIKDNKITGYGYKGGKPRGKIIIPDGITEMENLYGRLFSDCKEITSVRFPKSLTKIGSRAFSGCTGLKNLDLSSCTSLTTIDYDAFSGCTGKINLDISSCTSLTTIRSKAFADFTGLTSITLPKSLTTIGSSAFGGCTGLESIDLSSCTSLTTIGSHAFEGCTGKINLDLSSCTSLTTIGSQAFADFTGLTSITLPKNLTTIGSSAFGGCTGLESINLSSCTSLTTIGYVAFSGCTDLKNVNLSSCTSLTKIDYGAFQECTDLENVNLSGCTKLTKIDEWTFFRCTRLTSITLPANLNVIAGYAFKKCNNLKSISLPEKLTIIGDETFGDCTGLENVDLSSCKELTLIAGSFSGCGNLKNVDLSYCEKLNIISSNSFKDCTGLTSISFPASLTKIRSNAFSGCTKLTTATFADKNGWAVYDFLDYSGTPTPIQESDLKDAAKAAEYLRRTYVNKHWKKN
- a CDS encoding Rpn family recombination-promoting nuclease/putative transposase encodes the protein MSISNRKYKDSVFVDLFSEDEKAKENFLSLYNALHNTELKDTEQLKNVRLDQVLYMSFYNDVSYLVDNKIIVLAEHQSTINPNMPLRCLEYISRLYETIFESKEKYSRKLLKIPRPEFYVFYNGEESHPCDKTLKLSDAFIEKATETNLELTVKIININKQNSHPILENCKTMYEYTVFVETVRRWKKADPKNGFEKAIEECIQNNILRDYLKRKTKEVLNMLLAEYDYETDIAVQRAEEREIAFAEGISQGISQGISQGISQGLYQNKLETAKLMKGMNYPIDDICTISGLSQEEIESL